From one Plasmodium coatneyi strain Hackeri chromosome 9, complete sequence genomic stretch:
- a CDS encoding Heat shock protein 90 — protein sequence MSLSKFARSTLQINKTCGVVEAQTKNKATAVTCRGLRKISSSNNVQNKWYAQLVAKELGKRARLMKHFSTAGESYEFKAETKKLLQIVAHSLYTDKEVFIRELISNSSDALEKRRFTQTASIKSVDDTVANEAAEIPLHIKVSADANKNLFIIEDSGIGMNKEEVIENLGTIAKSGSLNFLNALKEKSRNATEESKNASDQSGERGGDISKPGDNIIGQFGVGFYSSFVVSDEVEVFTRSHDDNSVGYHWRSDGNGTFTLKEVEDLPRGTKIVCHLKESCKEFSNIHRVQEIVEKFSSFINFPVYIVNRKKDIKGSSRLVKGDDLENEESPLQQEGLNKEVEKEKAMDGTADVEDATAAADAPKGETEGMTDEVQINNQKPLWCKDNVTEEEHQKFFKFLSKKKSYDDDKGYVYKVLYRTDAPMSIKSVFYIPEEAPSRLFQQSNEIEVSLYCKKVLVKKNADNIIPKWLHFVKGVIDCEDMPLNISRENMQDSTLISKISRVVVTKILKTLEKESTSDEEKYRKFYSNYSYYLKEGVLEDSSNNFYKNTLMNLLRFYSIQQRKNISLKDYVANFKNSQKKIYYFCVNELDVALSSPYMEPFKKQGVDVLLLFEEIDEFVLMNLQEFNGAKFVSIDSSQNEDFDQELLNANRGDGSKVGDKDDPSNQGKNPPIFNDSQKSELAKYFKDVLGSKCSDVKFSDRLTESPAVVTGFLSPTLRKVMKATMKNSSFQDNSMLHNLPATLELNPSHTIVTSIFHLKNTNQEVAKLLVQQLYDNACIAAGILEDPRSLLTKLNELLLLTARYAYHYEKNTDGVSGVQEDQSPTDPNAGNVDRAIPPTEASPAQADEEENSAKEAQASKL from the coding sequence ATGAGCCTGTCAAAGTTCGCCCGATCGACCCTGCAGATAAACAAAACATGCGGGGTAGTCGAAGCACAGACGAAGAACAAGGCAACGGCGGTCACGTGTAGAGGGTTGCGAAAGATTAGCAGCAGTAACAATGTGCAGAACAAATGGTACGCTCAGCTGGTCGCCAAGGAACTGGGGAAGCGTGCAAGATTGATGAAACATTTTAGCACCGCAGGAGAAAGTTACGAATTTAAGGCAGAGACGAAGAAGCTGCTACAGATAGTTGCCCACTCGCTTTATACGGATAAGGAAGTATTCATTAGGGAGCTTATTAGTAACTCCTCCGATGcgttggaaaaaaggagatttACTCAAACAGCGTCCATAAAAAGTGTAGATGATACGGTGGCAAATGAAGCGGCAGAGATTCCCCTGCACATCAAGGTGTCTGCAGATgcgaataaaaatttgttcataattGAGGACAGCGGAATTGGTATGAACAAGGAGGAGGTGATTGAAAACTTGGGAACGATAGCCAAGAGTGGGTCTCTAAATTTCCTAAACGcgttaaaggagaaaagccGTAACGCAACTGAGGAGAGTAAAAACGCCTCTGATCAATCAGGTGAAAGAGGTGGTGATATTTCCAAACCTGGAGATAACATTATAGGACAGTTTGGTGTAGGATTTTACAGTTCCTTTGTCGTTTCGGATGAAGTAGAAGTGTTCACAAGATCACATGATGATAACTCAGTTGGTTATCACTGGAGGTCGGATGGGAATGGAACCTTCACGTTGAAGGAAGTGGAGGACCTCCCCAGAGGTACAAAAATTGTTTGCCACCTTAAGGAGAGCTGTAAAGAATTTTCTAACATCCATAGGGTTCAGGAAATTGTGGagaaattttcctccttcattaaCTTCCCTGTTTATATCGTCAATCGGAAGAAGGACATAAAGGGGAGCAGCCGGTTGGTCAAGGGGGACGACCTGGAGAATGAGGAGTCCCCTCTGCAGCAGGAGGGACTGAACAAAGAAgtagagaaggagaaagcgATGGACGGGACGGCAGATGTGGAGGACGCCACTGCCGCTGCGGATGCGCCTAAAGGGGAGACAGAAGGTATGACAGATGAAGTGCAGATAAATAATCAGAAACCTTTATGGTGTAAGGACAACGTGACGGAGGAAGAACACCAAaagtttttcaaatttttatcaaagaaaaaaagctacGATGATGACAAGGGATATGTATACAAAGTATTGTACCGAACAGATGCGCCAATGTCTATAAAGAGCGTTTTCTACATCCCAGAGGAAGCTCCATCGAGGTTGTTCCAGCAGAGCAACGAAATTGAAGTCTCCCTTTATTGTAAAAAGGTCTTGGTGAAGAAGAACGCAGATAATATAATTCCAAAGTGGCTACACTTTGTTAAGGGAGTAATTGACTGTGAGGACATGCCGCTGAATATCAGCCGAGAAAACATGCAAGACAGCACCTTGATAAGTAAAATTTCCAGAGTAGTAGTAACGAAAATATTGAAGACGCTAGAGAAAGAATCCACAAGTGATGAGGAGAAGTACCGAAAGTTCTACAGCAACTATAGCTACTACTTGAAGGAGGGAGTGTTGGAAGATTCTTcgaacaatttttacaaaaacacGTTGATGAATCTGTTGCGCTTTTACTCCATCCAGCAGAGGAAAAACATTTCACTGAAGGATTATGTAGCCAACTTTAAAaattcacagaaaaaaatttactactTTTGCGTGAACGAGTTAGATGTAGCTTTGTCCTCCCCGTACATGGAGCCTTTCAAAAAGCAGGGAGTAGAtgtccttcttctgtttGAGGAAATAGATGAATTTGTTCTCATGAATCTGCAGGAGTTTAATGGGGCCAAGTTTGTTTCCATCGATTCTTCGCAGAATGAGGACTTCGACCAGGAGCTGCTCAATGCTAACCGGGGAGACGGCTCTAAAGTAGGCGATAAAGATGATCCGTCCAACCAGGGGAAGAACCCCCCCATCTTTAATGATAGCCAAAAGAGTGAGCTAGCCAAATATTTCAAAGACGTATTGGGTTCTAAATGCTCCGATGTGAAATTCTCTGACCGTTTAACAGAATCTCCTGCAGTGGTTACTGGATTTTTATCCCCCACGCTGAGAAAAGTTATGAAGGCCACCATGAAGAATAGCTCATTCCAGGACAATAGCATGTTGCATAATTTACCAGCCACGTTGGAGTTAAACCCGTCTCATACAATTGTTACGTCGATTTTCCACCTCAAAAATACCAACCAGGAGGTGGCTAAATTGTTGGTTCAGCAGTTGTACGATAATGCCTGTATCGCTGCGGGTATTTTGGAAGACCCCCGTTCGCTGTTGACAAAATTGAACGAACTGCTTCTCCTCACTGCTAGATATGCTTACCATTATGAGAAGAATACCGATGGGGTGTCAGGTGTCCAGGAGGACCAGTCCCCCACTGACCCCAACGCCGGCAACGTAGACAGGGCCATCCCCCCGACGGAAGCTAGCCCCGCCCAGGCGGACGAAGAGGAGAACTCCGCAAAGGAGGCCCAGGCGTCCAAATTGTAA
- a CDS encoding Clathrin assembly protein AP19 has protein sequence MIQFVLLISRQGKTRLAKWYIPLSQKEKAKIIRETSQITLNRTPKLCNFVEWREYKLVFKRYASLFFIACIDKGDNELITLEIIHHYVEILDKYFGNVCELDLIFNFHKAYYLLDEILVTGELQESSKKNILRVVSAQDSLMEDTKTSKKLGSLI, from the exons ATGATTCAGTTCGTGTTGCTCATCAGTCGGCAGGGAAAAACGAGACTAGCGAAATGGTACATCCCATTGTCGCAAAAGGAGAAGGCGAAAATAATTCGGGAAACTTCCCAGATTACGCTGAACAGGACGCCCAAACTTTGCAACTTTGTCGAGTGGCGGGAGTACAAACTCGTGTTTAAAAG GTACGCCAGCCTCTTCTTCATCGCCTGCATCGACAAAGGAGACAACGAACTAATTACGCTGGAAATAATCCACCACTACGTAGAAATTCTCGACAAGTACTTTGGCAATGTGTGTGAGTTGGACTTAATATTTAATTTTCACAAGGCGTACTACCTGTTGGATGAAATATTAGTGACGGGGGAACTGCAAGAGAGCAGCAAGAAGAATATCCTTCGAGTGGTCTCTGCACAGGACTCCCTAATGGAGGACACCAAGACTAGCAAGAAGTTGGGCTCACTCATTTGA